Proteins encoded together in one Candidatus Sulfotelmatobacter sp. window:
- a CDS encoding PEP-CTERM sorting domain-containing protein, producing the protein MKRILWMALLMLALPMAAFAASSVDFTNGGGTLSGSSAGLSLSGSELIAVNGLNGLGLVTGDLGTVTFSTGALTSGSLQMGGTFASGGSFVITGNGMNGIPNSAIFTGTFNGPVTWTLVTLANGTHNYTLSGSLGGSWYNGSSVFGATVQLTINTGKGFFDGSTTISSGDTNIVVPEPGSLTLLGTGLVGLAGLLHRKLKV; encoded by the coding sequence ATGAAGCGCATACTGTGGATGGCTTTGCTCATGCTGGCACTGCCAATGGCCGCTTTCGCCGCCAGTTCAGTCGATTTCACCAACGGTGGTGGCACCCTGTCTGGCAGCAGCGCCGGGTTAAGCCTTAGCGGTTCAGAGTTGATTGCCGTCAATGGCCTCAATGGTCTCGGCCTGGTTACAGGCGATTTAGGCACAGTGACGTTCTCTACCGGAGCGTTGACCTCCGGCAGCCTACAGATGGGCGGCACCTTTGCAAGCGGTGGAAGTTTTGTGATCACCGGCAACGGCATGAATGGAATTCCCAATAGTGCGATCTTCACAGGAACGTTTAACGGGCCTGTGACTTGGACGCTGGTAACGTTGGCGAACGGCACCCATAACTACACCCTGTCGGGTTCGCTCGGCGGTAGTTGGTACAACGGAAGTAGCGTTTTCGGAGCGACCGTGCAGTTGACGATCAATACCGGGAAGGGCTTTTTTGACGGCTCAACGACGATCTCGAGCGGGGACACCAATATTGTGGTTCCCGAGCCGGGTAGCCTGACTCTTCTAGGCACGGGGTTGGTCGGTCTTGCTGGACTGCTGCACCGCAAACTGAAGGTATAA